In a single window of the Zea mays cultivar B73 chromosome 5, Zm-B73-REFERENCE-NAM-5.0, whole genome shotgun sequence genome:
- the LOC103626052 gene encoding dof zinc finger protein DOF3.4: MASQAQAARLQPPTMAPFAPLPHNACKHDAVRHHLNTMAATWCGSTNNNVTATGAMAAATSGSTSNSNAAPGGGATDMAAYLQQLQDAAAAKSSGGGGATRGEQCPRCASHDTKFCYYNNYNTSQPRHFCRACRRYWTLGGSLRNVPIGGSTRKRPRLAHPHPQQHARRAPAAHVFGLGLGIGGVAPPPPPPMMLPSSSTSSPPSQGQGGGGLLGSLFALGAAGPLLEGRGAGSSFDFDFDLGLGLPTGPLHLGAGEAAAAQMQGLGLRGGGPAAGSSAFLWPAGAGMLVDNDSVDTWKLPGTSAGSMWPDFSSLAAAAPQTGGLMHGGAHAHLM; encoded by the coding sequence ATGGCAAGCCAAGCTCAGGCGGCGCGGCTGCAGCCTCCCACGATGGCGCCGTTCGCGCCGCTGCCGCACAACGCCTGCAAGCACGACGCCGTCCGCCACCACCTCAACACGATGGCCGCCACTTGGTGCGGCAGCACCAACAACAACGTCACCGCCACGGGTGCGATGGCCGCAGCAACTTCCGGCAGCACCAGCAACAGCAACGCCGCCCCGGGCGGTGGTGCGACCGACATGGCCGCCTACCTCCAGCAGCTGCAGGACGCCGCGGCCGCCAAGagtagcggcggcggcggtgctaCGCGTGGGGAGCAGTGCCCGCGGTGCGCGTCGCACGACACCAAGTTCTGCTACTACAACAACTACAACACGTCGCAGCCGCGGCACTTCTGCCGCGCGTGCCGGCGCTACTGGACGCTGGGCGGGTCCCTCCGCAACGTGCCCATCGGCGGGTCCACGCGCAAGCGCCCGCGCCTGGCGCACCCGCACCCGCAGCAGCACGCCAGGCGCGCTCCGGCGGCGCACGtattcggcctcggcctcggcatcGGCGGcgtggcgccgccgccgccgccgccgatgatGCTGCCCTCTTCGTCGACGTCGTCGCCACCTTCGCAGGGACAGGGCGGCGGCGGCCTCCTCGGCTCGCTGTTCGCGCTCGGCGCCGCGGGGCCGCTGCTCGAAGGCCGCGGCGCGGGGTCGTCCTTCGACTTCGACttcgacctcgggctcgggctcccGACCGGGCCCTTGCACCTGGGCGCCGGCGAGGCGGCGGCCGCGCAAATGCAAGGACTCGGGCTCAGGGGAGGTGGACCCGCAGCCGGGTCGTCGGCCTTCCTCTGGCCCGCCGGGGCCGGGATGCTGGTGGACAACGACAGCGTGGACACGTGGAAGTTGCCGGGCACCAGTGCTGGTTCAATGTGGCCGGACTTCTCTTCTCTGGCGGCAGCGGCGCCACAAACCGGCGGGCTGATGCATGGAGGGGCTCACGCTCACCTGATGTGA